ACTGTGCTGCCtgtcaccagcagcagctcagctctgcccttccTCTGGAGCACAATATGGTGACACCGGTGTGACTCATCCCCGCAACCCGGTGGAAACCAGGACCAGGAAAAGGGGCATActgtcacctccagcatgaaCCCAGGGATGCCCAGAAACAGCTCATACTTTGTGTGAGGGCAAACACAAGAACTTGTAAGGAAAGAGCAGGGAATGACCCACCCAGTGTAAGGGAGACCACAATATGATGGTGCCAAGGTGAGCTCCACACACGGAGCTCCAGAGGGATGCTTGAATATCTAGTCATACTTCAGAGAAAGCTGGAAAGGTGAGAGCCGGCAGTGCCCAGAGGAGCCACATCCCCCTCCATTCAGAAGTGGCCACAGCGAGCTGGCagcctggggcactgccagaggAGAGAGCTCCGAGCAGCCGCCGGAGACCCCGCCATGGTGTACGGCACAGACAGTGCAGAGACTCTGGCACAGCGGGGCTCCCCCATCAGCGACCGCACCTCGGCCAGCCCCGGGCCAGACCGCCCCAACAAAGTCCCAGAGCTGCGAGCACCCGCCGGAGGCTGTACGGGAGCCCCGGGTGCCAGTCTGTCAAGGTCCTCAGCACAGTAAGCACAATGGAACCCTATCTCCTATGGTCTACCAGCGTACTTGCCAATACCTGGCTCCCAGGCCGGGCTATTTCCCACCGCACTGGTCCCGGCGCCAGCAGCCGTCCCGCTCCGGCGGTGAGCGCCGCACGTGGGGACAGCCGGCCCGCCGGGGAGAGCCCAGACCCCGCCGAGCCTGCCCGCCGGAGCCGGGAAGCGAACCCCGCGTGTTGGGACGGCCCGGCCGCCGCACCCAGCCCGGAGCCGCGCTCCGGCTCCGCACCGCGGCCCGTGCCCGCTGCCAAGGACCCAGCCCcgcacaggagcagcccagcGGCCCCGGCCGAGTGGCGGCCCCGGGGCCTGCGCGCGGGGGCGGCTCCAGCGGCGGGGCTCCGGACGGctgcggccgggccggggccggggccggacGCGGCCTGGCTCCCCCTCGGTCTCCTGCAGCGGCGGCTCCGGCTACCCCCGCCGCAGCTCCGAGAGCCGCCTCCCGGCCCCCAACTCGCACCGGGGGACCGCCGGGCCCGCACATACCCGCCGGCAGCGCCCTAAGCCCGGGGCTGCCCAGCGGCTGCGGCCCCAGAGGCCTCCCCGGCCCCTCCGCCGCCCGGGTCCCGTCCGGCAGGGCCGCCCCAGCTGTCAAACCGCGGTCGCCGGCGGGTCGAGCCAGCCCAGGCCGATGCCGGTCCCGCGTCCTTACCGCGCGGCCTGCCCGCTGCGCTCCGTCCCGTCGGCAGCCGGGCCCGTCTGTCGGCGGCGCCGCGTCACGCCGCGGGGCGCCCGGAGCGCCCGCCCCGGAGCCGGGCCCGGCCCAGGCAGGGGCGGCCgggcggccggcggggccgctTGTTTACGCCGCGCAGCTGTCagcgccgcccggccccgccccgacGGCCGAGCCACCGGCCCCGCGCGGCTCCCTCGGctcggcacggcccggcccggcccggcccggccgccgctcTGCCGGGCGCCGCCGGATGCCGTCACCGCCGCCCGCCCCTCCCGTCCCGTGCTGCATCGCCGGGTCCGTCACGGACCCCCGGCAACCCCTCCGTGCCGCCCGCCAGGGGCACCGCCACTAGCGGGGCCGTTCCCTGTCGCCGGTACCGGGCACGGCCCGGGGCTTTGCACGGCCTCTCCTGCAACCGAACATGGGGCTGACCGTGCCACCGGGGGGtaccctgtgccagcccaggcAGGAAACCCGGATCTGCGCTGTGAGAGCCGTGAACCCCCGCCACGGGCCCGCAGCAGTGACCGGGGGTGTAAGGATGCCTGCAGGGAAGAGCACGCAGAAGATGCCCCGTCTCCCACCTGCTGCAGCAAGTGGTGCGTTATGCTGTGGCACGGGGCTGGCAGGACATGAGCGCTGCCACATTAGCCTGTTCCAGCCCTGGCAGACCCCGGAGCAGAGAGTTCCCCAACCAGGCTGCGGTAATCGCACTTCCCATGGGATCCTTACCGTGGGGCTGCAACCCCAGATCGGTGTGCAGCAGCCTGACAGAGAAACTGTCTGGTAAGGAATAACACAAGGAAAAATCTATGAGCCCCATTTCAAGAGAGAGACTTCCACCAAGGAGGAAAGGTGAGAAGTGAAACACACAGCTTCAGTCATTTGTAAAGAACAACCTGCTGTGGGCACGGGACCATGTCATTAGCAACACAAATGCAGCAGAACCCACAGTGACCTGAACCCAAACTGACCTGAATCCTCCACACCTGCGATGAGTCTGGCAGCTTGGGGCAGGAGCAGGTCCTAGTGCTCTTTCCAGAGAAAAGGAAGTCACTCAGATACCATGATCAAGATCGTGAAGCATTAGCAATCACACAGGAAACAGTCACCTTGGTAACCGAGATGCTGAGAACAGCCCAGAAAATCTAGCACAGGGCAGGTTGCTGTGCTAAACTAGGTTAGTTCTGCAGGGCAGCACCCTGGCTGCAGGTATTTGGGCTGGGCCGACCCTGGCATCCAGCCTCAAGTGCTGCACCAGAGACCACCAGCCACAGGGGCTGTGGTGCCCCAGGCCCACCTTAAGGGCCACAGTCCCACCAGGGGGAGAAGGCACCCACCCAACAGGCAACACTCACCCCAGTGTCACTGCAGCATCCTCAGTAGTTGTCCCTGTAGCTGGCAAGCTCAGGCCTGCCcttgggggcacagggaccagcTGTGCCCCATGGGGTTATATGGAGAATGCATGGACAGGGGCAGGTCCAGAGCTGGAGTCCGGACCGGTGGTGGGAGGGAGGATGGGGCGCAGGCTGCCTGCCCCACCCATGAACCTTACCTCTGGATGCCTCCTTTGGGCGCTGGCAGCCGTGCCTAGGCAGGTGAGGAGCTGACAAAGGGCCCTTGTCACCACGGGCTTATCgtggtgctgcagggcaggcGGGCAGGAAGCACCGCGCTCTTACGCAAACCACTGGCCTGGGACCTgtgctgaccccacagccctgccaaaGAAAACGCCAGGGTCGGAAAGCACCTGGCTGCAGGTGGCACATCGCCACGGACGGGGAGGAGACCCGTtgtgccagcagcccctgggcccagctgcagaaggagcagagagagGCCACCAGCATGGATCTGAGCGGCTGCCGAGCCCCATTCACCTCACAGGGCTGCCAGGCGCACCTCTCTGCCCCCAGCCACCATGCAGTGAGGGGTGAAACAGCTACTGCCACACATCTGCCAGGCACAAACCCTCATCTCAGACTTGGGGACCGTGGCTCAGAGGCACCAGTGCAGCCCAGGAgacagcagaagcagctgctccatgcagcagtgcccagcaaaCTGGCAGCACTACTGCCAGCCAGTCGTACAGTCCCACCCTGCGAGGTCTGCCCTGCTAGGATCCCCTGGGGTTCTCATTATGGCCACAGGGCCAAACTGCTCACTGGGGGTGGGAGAGTCCCCCACACTCCCCTTCTCTGAGCACACTGTGGTGTCACTTGGCTGCACACACAATCAACAGAAACCCACTTTCATGGAAAAATCAGGTTCATTTTTAGCTTTCAGGTTGCAGAATACAACTGCCCATCTGCCCAAGCTCCCTGGGAAACAGAGCAGGATAGGGGTGTACCCCTGCCTCCAGACACCCCAGCCTGGGGGACCTGGAGGATTGCAAGTGAAAGCAGCTAGTGAGTGGGCAATGGCAGGTAAAGGGAAGAGTGCCCACACAGAGAAACCAGCAGAGAAAACCAAGTAACAGGCAGCAACAGCAGGCAGAAACTTCTGGATGCACCAAATCAATAGCAGAAGGTttacccagcacagagcagactGCTCTGCCCCCATGCCAGCAGAGGTGAGCCCACAGtccctctgctgtgctgtccaGCCTTCTCCCTGCACACATCTGCACACTGTCCGAAGCAAAGGCTGCAGTCCCTTTCCCTGGAGTCTCCCCAGTCAGGCCCCttggtgctgagggagctgggactgCCATGCTCCAGGCAGGACCTGTGGTCTACAGGGTccagctggctccagcagctctacTCATCTCTGACTCCCAGACACAACATCTCACTGTAGGCACATGCAGGGACACAGGCCCAGCCCAAACACCCTGACCTTGTCCTTGCAGTACAGCAGAGCAGAcacaaacagcagctgctcaagGTGGGTTTTGTAACTATCTGCCTTAGGCTTTGTCAGCAGCAGTCGTATGGTGCCAAGGTACTGATCCACAGCCTAGTCTggctctgcccctgctctgggctgtgggACGTGCTCTTCCATCACCTGTCCTGGACAGCACCCTGTCATCACCAGCTGTACAGGTGCAGGGATTTCCTTGCCCAGCCTAAGCGCATAAGGTGCCTGTGGCACTTGGGGCTTTCCACACAAGTGACACACacaggaacacacacacacacacacacacacacacacacacacacacacacacacacactggcaGGGAACACAAGTCTGGGAGCCCGCCTGCAGCCCAGCAGTAGGAATGCCATGTGCCCGTGGGCTGCagtgggctgggggagggggtgcTCACAAGCACAGACACACAAACCCAGCCCAAAGACCAGCAGGTGTAGCTGGCACAGCACTGAGGGGCAGACTGGCCCATGCTCCAGGCTCACTCATGGAACAGCTGCCAGCCTTACATGGCTTCACACCACCCCAGGAATGGGGGACTCAGCCTCACAAAGTGTCTCCCACCCCATTGCTGCCCAGCTGCCAACtgccaagtgctgcagggccaaGATGTCAGCAGCCACTGCACTGGGCAAAGGGAACACGGGGCAAAGAGACTTCGCAGCGAAGGGCATCTTCCTGCCAtggcctccagcacctgcagccacGGAACTAAGCCAGGCTTGAAGGCATTTCCCTGTTTGCCCAGGTCTTTAGTTTGGTTTCACTTGAATAGGACAGTATCTGCTTTGTACGCAATCCTCAAGCTTCCTCTTGGGTACTGTGGCCAACTGTTCCTTCAAGTCCTGTTAAAGCTTATTCCTTGCAATGTGGCACAGGACTCACTAGGTGGGAACACACTGTAAGAACACTCAACAGTAACAACATAAACACAGAGTGGCTGCTCTGGTTGTCACCTGGGTGCAAATGCCAGAAGAACACCAACAAGCACACAGATCCACTCTTGCTTGTTCCTGGCAGTCTGTAGGTGCTGTAGGATTATAAAGGCACCGATGCCTCAGTAGCTCAGGCGAACCACCAGCTTCATGGCACCATTTCTGCCTGCAGCAGAAATGGGTCTGTATGGagggcactgcagggacacCCTTCCCTGGAACCAGAGCAGGGACTGAGTCAGGATGCCAGGTGCAGCCAGCCAGTGCTGCAAGTGACTGGGCCCACCTGTCCCCGTGCCTGGGGCAGCCAcccccacctgcagcccagctAGATCGTGGTCATCCAACTGgatctgcccagccctggcatcTCTGTAGGCCAAGGAGAGTCTCCCAGGAGAGAGCCAGCCTCCACGGTGGGCTTGGGACCTCTGCAGCCACTTCTGGGACCAGACTAGGGTACTGCCGCCAAAAACTTGGTCTGCTCTCCCCTAGACTGGCTGCAGAAGATGCGGCCAGAGGGACATCTCCCAGCCCAGACCAAGGacaccaaaagaaaaacacttccCTGCACTCCCTTACAGATTGTGCTCCACTGCTGAGCCACCAATTGGAAAAGCACATGTGCCCTGGCCTTTCCTGGTTGCCAGAGCTAGCCTcaccccacaggggctctgcCACACAAGCACGAGAGTATCTGCTCTGCTACTGCCAGTGAACTGTTAAAGTGTGGCTCGCTCCCCCTGCTTCCTAAATTTCCCTGCCAGCAAGCAGATTGCATGGAAGATAAAAGAGgatttcctcttcctttcttcgTAGAAGCCAGCAGAAGGTAGCAGAAAGTGGCAGACTTGGCTGCAGTGGCTTGTGACGCAGTTTTACCCAACTTAAGAGAAACTGTTATCTTCTGCGGCAGGATGCTCGCACAGGGACATCCCACCCCAGCCACTCGCCCTACACCGTGAAGCCTCACACACCTCGGAAGGTGAGACGTGCTGACACAGGCAGCAGCCGGCTGCTTACAGGAAACCCCTAAGAAGCAGCCGTGGCCCCAGCCTTTCCCCACAGACACTTCACACCCACGGCAGCGGGACTCCCAGGAGCTCCCCCAGCCTTGCCGTGCAGCAGGCGGAGGTGCTGCCCCACCGGCAGCAGCCGTCCTGCTGGCGCTGGCCGAGGGCTCCGGGGGCACGCAGGAGccatttgtccttgctgccaGGGAGCCAGGCAGCAGCGCCGGGGCttgctggagctggctggagcaggcagagcagggagactGGAGTCACGGCTAGCTGCCGGCCTGCTGTGCCGCGCTGCAGGGAGGAACGGCACGGCTTGGGCAGCAGCCACGGCCACCAGGCCTCCAGGGACACCCAGCCCCGCTCTGCCCCGAGCAGCCGCGCTGGCAGCGGGCTCCGCACAGCCCCGCAGCCCCACCGCGCACCAAAGCGAGCAGCGGTTCTCAGGCTGAGCAGGCAGTTCGGCACAGGAATTTGCCAGGCGCAGGCCGTTCCCCGTCTCAGTGAGTTACGGCTGGCCCCGGGCGCTCCGTTCcggcagctgccggctcagacgCAGCCCGCACGGGACGGCCGGGCCTGCAGAGCCCCAGCGCGGCGCTGCCCGGTGCCCCCGCCGTCCGATGGCCGCTCGGCCGCTGCCTCGCCCTGACGCCCCTCCGGGGAGAAACCCGCATCGTGCAGGAGGGAACGGAGCCTCTCCCGGCCGAAGGCGGATGGCGAAACGACGGGGgacccccctgccccccagccGCAGGGCCCGGAGCACCCCGCGCCGGGCCGACACGCAGCCACGGCAGACGGCTCCGAGCCCCGGTGCCCGTCCCCGCGGCAGCGACCCCGGGCCCGGCGCCACTTCCGGGCCCCGGCACGGTCCCGGTGGCGGCGGAAGCGGCCGAGGTTCCGGTTCCGGGTGAGCGCTCGAGGCGCCGTTGTCAGCGGCCCCGCTCGGCTCCGCTCCGCtcggccccgctcggcccggcccggccccgctcggctccgctccgctcggctccgctcggcccggcccggccccgctcggctccgctccgctcggcccggccccgctccgctcggctccgctcggcccggcccggcccggcccccgcctGCCGCCACCATGTCGGTCCCCAGCGCTCTCATGAAGCAGCCGCCGATCCAGTCCACGGCGGGCGCCGTGCCCGTCCGCAACGAGAAGGGTGAGCTGGGgcccggggctcggcggggAGGCCGgacgggcgcggggccggggcgggggtgCGGGGCCGAGACCCCCGCTGACGGCCGGCGCCCGCAGGCGAGCTGTCCATGGAGAAGGTGAAGGTGAAGCGGTACGTGTCGGGCAAGCGGCCCGACTACGCGCCCATGGAGTCCtcggaggaggaggacgaggagtTCCAGTTCATCAAGAAGGCGAAGGAGCAAGAGGTCGAGCCCgaggaacaggaggaggaattGGCCAACGACCCCCGGCTCCGGCGCCTCCAGAACCGCATCGCCGAGGATGTGGAGGAGCGGTGAGTGCTGGGTCAGGCAAGAGCTGAGCCCCCTTTGCCTATCTGGGACCGGGGGGCTGGGACTCTGCACTGCAAGGAGAAactgcacagggcagagctgggaacatTGTCCAGGCAGTGCTGAAGCGTTTGTGACTTCTCATATCCACTGTGCCTTGGGCTGCGTTCCAGCCAGGAGccagccaggcacagcccaTGTCCAGGTGTGTGTGGGTGGATGGTAGGAGAAACAGGCACCAAAACAGAAATTAGAGCAGCGTGCTGAAGCTCAGGGTAGCGAGGAAGGATGGTGTCTCATGAAATGCACTCTGGGCAGCCCATGGCCTCCCAGCTCAGTTGGTGAGGGTGATGAGAGCCTCCACCACGTTGCCCATGTGCTCACACAGGCTGCACTTCGCTGCAGCCCGTGATATTTCCATCTCcatcatctgcagaaaaacGCCACTATGTGCTGTTTGCCtcccatggagctgctgttggttttgtttccaCTAACAATGAGTCTTCTCATTGGGAACAGCATTCTTCCTTGAAGCATGGACAGGGaagagctggcagtgcccaggcactGTGACCTGGGAGAAAATATATCAATTCTGGCCGTGTTTGGCAGTCCCAATGCTTACTGTGGCCTTGCTAGAAGTGATTTGTGAACAGTCACTTTCCTGCAGCCCCCTAATGTTCCAAGTGCCATGCGTCACCTGGGGTCTCTTGCAGGCTGGCAAGGCACCGCAAAATCGTGGAACCTGAAGTGGTTGGAGAAAGCGATTCAGAAGTGGAGGGGGGAGAAGCTTGGCGCCTGGAACGGGAGGACACcagtgaagaggaggaggaagagatcGATGATGAGGTGTGTTTGCAGAGCCAGATAATGAGCCTAGGAAAGCTGGAAGGGCACAGGCTGGAACTGCCCTTTGCATGGCTATGTGGGCTGTCTGATGTATCTGGACAAGTGTCACACCTAGCCATGACTTAACCATGGTAGGTTATCATCCTCTGGCATGGAACAGGACGGTGGGGGAGGCCACGCCACATGCAGAAAGGCAGGGGCATCTTCTCAAAGCCAGCACTGCAGACGTGGCGTGTTtcacaggagagagagaagtgGTAGCAGGGCAGGCCTCTGACTGCTCTGTGCTTGTCCCCGTTAGGAGATCGAGCGTCGGCGTGGGATGATGCGTCAGCGAGCACAGGAGAGAAAAACTGAGGAGATGGAAGTGATGGAATTGGAAGATGAGGGTCGGTCTGGAGAAGAGTCTGAGTCAGAATCTGAGTATGAGGAGTATACGGACAGCGAAGATGAAATGGAGCCACGTCTCAAACCGGTCTTTATTCGCAAGTAGGTGATGGAAGTGTGTGGGCTGGCCCTGGATCGTGGTAGTCAGAAGCTGGGGCCCTAGGAGACCTTGCTGCCATGGTCTCTTCTCACTGTGAGAAGCCATTGACCTCcttggggtgggatgggatggtcacagcctggcagggcacAGCTAGGGAGCAAGGAGCAATCCCCGTACCCACAGCCCTGTATCAGTTGCATTGGGTTGCTGTGGCATCAGGCTGTGGAGCCTGACCAGAGCTCTTGGGCAAGGGCCATACAGTGGCAAAAGAACGTGGTAGTACCCAGAAAGGGGAGAGCCCTGGGACTTGACCTATCCCTGGAGAGGGCAAAGGCTGAAAGCAGCTGCAGTGTGGGAACCAGTGAGAGGCTGAGCGACTGCACTGGCTCGTGGGAGGGCTGAAGGCTGTCATGGCCCTGCTTTCAGGAAGGACCGGATCACAGTCCAGGAGAGAGAAGCAGAAGCTCTGaagcagaaggagctggagcaggaggcaaAGAGGATGGCAGAGGAGAGGCGCAAGTACACGCTTAAGGTACAGAGGGGTGGGCTGGACGCTGGAgggggcagccactgcagcaaGCTTAGCTTGGACCTCACTGCAGATTGTAGAAGAGGAAGCAaagaaggagctggaggagaacAAGCGCTCACTGGCAGCACTGGATGCACTCGATACAGATGATGAGAACGATGAGGAGGAGTATGAGGCCTGGAAAGTCCGTGAGCTGAAGCGTATCAAACGAGACCGCGAAGAACGAGAAGCGTAAGTATTGTCTCTCAGAATCGAGGCTGAGAGCCCACCTTTTCCTCAGGCTGCCCTTTGGCAGCAGGGTCCCAGCTGGACTGAATGCCCAGAGCCCCTCCTGCCCGCCCTTGGGGTGCCTTTGCTCCCTAGCAGTAAATGTGTAAGCTCTCAGGTGGTAGCTGGTGACAGCCTCTCTCCCGGGAGatgctgtggggacacagagtCTCAGGAGCTTCTCTCCCACCCAgcatggagaaggagaaggcagagatCGAGCGTATGCGGAACCTGACAGAGGAGGAGCGCCGTGCTGAGCTCCGGGCCAATGGTAAAGTCATCACCAACAAGGCAGTAAAGGGCAAATACAAATTCCTGCAGAAGTACTACCACCGCGGCGCCTTCTTCATGGTGAGTGTGCTTAGGGCCAGGCCTggctgcacacaggcaggtgtGAGACCGCGGGGCCACCTTTTCCCTGTGGGGAGCCTCTCCTCTCCCACggtgccctggggctgggggtgcctgggACAAGAGCCAACCTTCAGAGGCAGCATGGGGTGAAGCTGACCCAGAGTGACCTCACCGCAGCGTGTCAGGTTAGGGTTCCCAGCTGAAATGCAGCTgaagctgcagagctgtccctgtgctggtgtTCGGGCTGACAGACCCAGCCAGAACCAAGTCAGCTCTGGATGGGCCACTGGAGAAGCACCCCGGGGAACAGTGCTCACATCCCCCACTCCAGCAGGAGTTAATAGCGCTGCAAGTACTGTGGcggccctggcagagcagcaatATGACCTTCAGGCAGCTTCCCCCACTGCTGCAAGACTTGCTGGAACCTTTTAGGCTGAGCAAGTGTGTCCTCCtgcaggatgaggatgaggaggtgTACAAGAGGGACTTCAGTGCTCCGACCCTTGAGGACCACTTCAACAAGACCATCCTGCCCAAAGTCATGCAGGTGGGTGTCATGCTGGCAGACAGTGCCCTGCCCATATGCCAAGGGGTGGAAGTTCTGGGCAGGGGGGAGGACCTGGTCCTGCTCCCCCTCTGAACAGCTGCTCACAAGTTCTTCTGCTCCCCAGGTCAAGAACTTCGGGCGCTCAGGGCGGACGAAGTACACGCACTTGGTGGACCAGGACACCACCTCCTTTGACTCTGCCTGGGGCCAGGAGAGTGCGCAGAACACCAAGTTCTTTAAGCAGAAGGCAGCAGGGGTGCGGGATGTCTTTGAGAGACCCTCGGCCAAGAAACGAAAAACTACCTAAGAGCATGGGCTGGAGGGTCTGGTGTGGCTGATGCTGGCAGGAGGATGCCATTGTGCCAGCTgccagagcctgggcagggccagAAGGGACATGTTCCAGGACTCCTGTGGTGGCAAGCCCTTCCCCTGCCTGTACCATGCCTACCCTGATGAGGTGTTCCActccctgtgctgagcagaCCCAATGGGTTCCTTGCCCATGCAATGTGGAGGATGATGGCCTGTGGTGCTGGCCAGGCTGGTGGCCACACTATGTCCCAGCAACGGCCACTGTGGAGCCTTGGCAGTGTCTGGAACATTGCAGCACCGCCCCTGGCTCCAGCACATCCACTTTGGAAGAATTACTTGGACTTCTGCACCTCTCTGGTTTACCCCTGATGTCAGTCTGCGCCCTGTTTTGAGGTGGtcagtggtgaccctctctcCTTACCATGGTTCTGCAGGGCTTGGCTTTTCTACCTGCGTGGGGTGGGAGGGTTTGATTAAAGATTAGATTTTCTTACACACTCTGGCCCCATTCTTCTTCACGACAGGCCATCCTGTTCTGTGCCTTCCTTGTGAGCCAGGGtgagctggggcagcacagAAGGCACCAGCTTGGGCAGGACATGCATGATCATCTGTCACCACTGCCTCAGACCTGTGCAtgtccagcctgtgctgccccAGGGGCAGAGATTAAAAGAGGGGAGAACAACATGTCTCACTGCTCAGGCAGGTCACTTTGTCCTGCTGTAGTCACAGTGcccagctggcactgccaaCACAATGCCACATGACTGGGCCCCACTTGTGGGTACCATGCACTCAGGGCCAGGGGCATGTGCTCAGCACCGTGTAGACCACAAAGACAGCCCAGTCCCACCAGTGCCTTTATTGGAATGGCAAGAAACCCGTGCCCGGCAGCCCATGGCCTCCCAGCTCAGTTGGTGAGGGTGATGAGAGCCTCCACCACGTTGCCCATGTGCTCGCGCAGGCTGCGCTCCGCTGCGGCCCGTGATATTTCCATCTCCGTCATCTGCAGAAATACAGCCACAGCCCTGTACAGCACCCGCAGGGCCCTGCGGGCTGGGACAGTGGGGGACACCCACCCATGGGGACCCTGGACAGGCCTCAGGGCAGGCATGCACCGGCCTCCTCCGTGGGTGCAGTTTCACACCCACGATTTGGGACATGTCACAGCCTGCTTGGGGTCTCGCCCCTACTCACAATCAGCTCTAGATCCTCCTTCTTGATGGTGACTTTTGCCAGTTCTTTCTCCCTACGACAAGAGATGGACAGACCTCCGGTGACCAACAGTCCCCACCGGCCACTGCCCCGGTGCTCCTTCGGCCGCGAGGGGGGCCGGAGCGACCCCTCGCagcagcgtggggctggggaagggccGGGATGTCAGACAGGGAAGCAGATGCCTGGGTCGTGTCCCGAGTGGCGACAAGCTGCAAGACTGCCCCGGAGCGAGCGCGGACGGTTACCTCTCCTGCTTGGCTTTCTGCTCCCGGGACCTCCGGTCTCCGATCACCGACATAGCCTGCCAGAAGGAGCGCGGTCACCCCGCTGCGCGGCACCAGGGGGGTCAGCGCCACGCCGGCGGCaggggcaccggcaccgggacggGCGTGCAGGCGCGGTGCTCAGCGCCCGGCTCGGCCCCGCTGCACGCAGCGCCCGGCCTCCCACCCTGGCCCGgtcccgtcccgccgccgcACCGTCTCCAGGTTGGAGCTCTGgatctccttctcctccgcgTAGTCCGTGACACGCTCCAGGTCCGCCGCGCCGCTATCGTGCTTCCGCGGCTTCTCGGCCGCGCGACCGCCCGCCCCATCGCTGCCGCCGCCGGAGCCGTTGGGCTCCgtctccagctccagctccacaTCGCCCTCCGCCGCcatgccgccgccgccgcggcccgCTTCCGGTCACGTGCGCCGCCAGAACCGGGGGCGGGACCGgccggcggcgggagcggccccgccgaGCGGGCACGACCCGCGCTCCCCGGTGCTCCGGGCAGGTCGGAGCCAGCAGTGCCGGCACTCCCGGGCTTTCGGGCCGCTCGATAGCAGCGGGCCTCCGGCGCTGCCGAGGCGCGGAGCCAGGCCGGGCGAGCGCAGCCTCGCCGCTGCCCGCCCATGGCGGTACCCGGGATTGCCGGGTCAGGACCCCGATATGGCTCCCACCGCCGCCACACGGATTGTCGGACGAGGCAGGCCGCAGCGGGGCCCTGGCCAGGTCCCCGGGCGCTGCCGGAGGCGGCCGAGCCGCCGCCGTGCTTGCCGGTGCCCCGGAGCCGGGCCGTCGGCGGCCGTAccgcggcgcggccccgctgc
This genomic stretch from Taeniopygia guttata chromosome 10, bTaeGut7.mat, whole genome shotgun sequence harbors:
- the MFAP1 gene encoding microfibrillar-associated protein 1; translation: MSVPSALMKQPPIQSTAGAVPVRNEKGELSMEKVKVKRYVSGKRPDYAPMESSEEEDEEFQFIKKAKEQEVEPEEQEEELANDPRLRRLQNRIAEDVEERLARHRKIVEPEVVGESDSEVEGGEAWRLEREDTSEEEEEEIDDEEIERRRGMMRQRAQERKTEEMEVMELEDEGRSGEESESESEYEEYTDSEDEMEPRLKPVFIRKKDRITVQEREAEALKQKELEQEAKRMAEERRKYTLKIVEEEAKKELEENKRSLAALDALDTDDENDEEEYEAWKVRELKRIKRDREEREAMEKEKAEIERMRNLTEEERRAELRANGKVITNKAVKGKYKFLQKYYHRGAFFMDEDEEVYKRDFSAPTLEDHFNKTILPKVMQVKNFGRSGRTKYTHLVDQDTTSFDSAWGQESAQNTKFFKQKAAGVRDVFERPSAKKRKTT
- the HYPK gene encoding huntingtin-interacting protein K encodes the protein MAAEGDVELELETEPNGSGGGSDGAGGRAAEKPRKHDSGAADLERVTDYAEEKEIQSSNLETAMSVIGDRRSREQKAKQEREKELAKVTIKKEDLELIMTEMEISRAAAERSLREHMGNVVEALITLTN